Sequence from the Eupeodes corollae unplaced genomic scaffold, idEupCoro1.1 scaffold_627, whole genome shotgun sequence genome:
ggccttttccaaatcaaccaaaacagcacctgtgcattgttgttttgatttattccattggatatcagaaacgagtttagacgcagcatgaattgtgtcattacccgccttgaacccgacctgtttatccggaattattttgttgtgcaCAGCCCATTTAGTCAgtgccctattgatgatcttttcagaaactttgctgatgctctcaagaagacttatcgaccgaagatttgacgggttggagaaTGAACCACATCAGTCTTACAATGCTCTgtataatatgcattattcagtgcattattgaagagtgtggtgtaaatgtcaactgcttccatcggtaaatgtcttaatacaaggttggatataccatcgacacctgctgacttttagttttttattgagttgaagatgagttgaagctcgatcttcgtcactaacaagggacttggttccgtttgctcggcgattatcgcttttgccaaggaatcgtcattgaaccgtctgaaaccgcggttctcagatcgccattgtgtcatatcatttcgaaggtaaaagtaattaagtagggctctgttttccagggcgaatgctaacattcaccttgtacacttgctggaaagcagctcccaccgcctccactttttccttcggatcttcaaataagtaagtaagtaagtaattcatttattgattttataaagtaataacatgattattacaaaaatgaatttataagcTATGGCATTGCCGTCAGCTCAGTTggcaataatattttaacaatttaatttctttttttttttttttttttggtttaagaagtttacattacaattttgttttaatcaaattcagTTATCAATAACATTCTATAATTATATGcactttttaagaataaataaagatttttccaGTTCGGGCCATTTAGCAAATTAACTGTTTCTTGCACCGTTAAATATTTAGCTCCTAAATATTGTTGTCTTTGTACTGCATAAATTGGGCACACTCCAATAAAGTGAAAGCAGTCCTCTTTTGATTTGAGGTTACACAATGTGCAAAACCGATCAAAACTTCCATTATATGGTGCACCGTTTAGCCCAAGGACCTCGCatctagttttaaatattaaagagaTTTGTTGGTAACTATGCGAATCACAAAAATAGTTATCAGCTTCTAGATTATAGTTGAGTTTTGAGTACAAGAATCTGCTATCCGACTGCTGGGCTTCCGCTACAAGCAACGCTCTCtgattatcttcaaacttttgtaTTGTACGATACAACCGATCTTTTATTGTTATTCTATCGCCGGGAATTATGTTGGTATTTTCTCCATAGACTTCGCCAAGATTTCGCCATTTCTCCATCCACCAATCTTTATTTCGGATTTCATACTGTAGCATTTTCCATACGAGTCGTGATTCGGGGAAGTCGAGTACTTTTAGAATATAGTCGGCTTGTGTTTTAAGAGTACTAGTAAAAATTTTGGGTAAACCTGTTTCTAAGTAAATAGCATAATTTGGAGTTTTTATTGGTAggttgaacaatttttgatgaaactTCTTTGCAGCTTTTCCATTTCTTCAAATTCATCAGTTCCCCATACTTCTGCAGCGTAACACAATGTCGATTTAACGACTGAATCAAAGATTTTGTACTTTGTTGACAGACTAACGtgttcattgaacaaaacatttttccaagTAGAGTTTATAAGTTTCTggcaagttttagttttttcttcaaaatgtgtTTTGAAATCAAGTGTTGTATTAAGCTTTACTCCCAAATAAGTATATTCTCTCACAACATCAAGACGGTTAGTTCCCAAGAACCAATTATAGTTTTGTGTTGGGTTACCCCGattatttcttgagaaaacCATTACCTTCGATTTATCTGTGTTAATGATAAGTCCCCACTTCTCACAGAATGAAACAAGGCGGTTTATCATCAATTGTAGATTTTGCGGATTTTCAGATAAAATTACCAAATCATCGGCGTACAAAAGAACATTTACTATGGTGCCTGCAATTCTGATTCCACCAGGTAGTTCAGTCACAACATCGtttataaaaagtgcaaataacaATGCACTAAGTGGGCATCCCTGCTTCACACCACTATCTGTTTCAAACCAATCCGATATATTGTTTCCATCCCAAACAGCAGCATTAGTtccacaatacatttttttgatgatCTGAATGAATTTGGTAGAAAGTCCGATTTGCGATAACTTGTACAAAAGCGCGTTTCTATGAATGAGATCGAAAGCCgccttaaaatctacaaaaagtgcGTACACCTTTTTGTTTCTCGCTTGAAAACCTTTCACTATTGCAGTTAGACTAAAAATGTGGTCGATAGTCGAGTAGTTTTTTCTGAATCCTGCCTGTAGTTCGGTCATGGTGTTGTTTTCATCAATCCATTTTTCAAGTCTAGCGACTAGAATTCCACAAAAGAGTTTGCCAATGGTGTTCATAAACGATATGCCACGGTAGTTTTCGGCTTTATCTAAAgcgccttttttgtgtatggggAAGATTAcagagtttttaaaagattttggtacaatagagttcgaaaaaatgttgtcatacaattttttgaggtGCAACAGAAATACTGgcgtagcatttttaaaaaattcgtacgGGATACCATCTTCTCCCGGTGCCtttccattttttgatttttttaagacattttcaatttccaCCAAAGAGATTTCACAATCCAGAATATCATCGACGATAAGAGGTTCGGCAGTTAAAAAGGTTATGTTTCTTTGATCACGAAGTAGAGTTTGAAAGTACAGTGATAGGTGTGCTGCAGAAACGCCTGtacctattttaaatttagaaccaTTTATCTCTTTTGTTGCTTTCCAGAattcttttgagtttttaatatttgcaagTTGAATAGCTTTGTTGTTTTCCCAGTTGATTTTCTTCACACgacacatatttttataagaggTGTTGGCTTCAGCATACCATTTCTTTAAAACTTCGGAATCTGTTTCTCTCCATGCGTGTAATAGAGCAAAGGATTTCTTACGGAACTTCGAGCATTCGGAGTCAAACCACTTTTGCTTGTAAAATTTTTCTCCAGTTGTCATTTTAATTGAAGAAGAACTCCTAATGCATGATATTACTTGCGAAGAGTATTCTTCTACCGACTCTGTGTTCAACAccgtatttgaaaaaaagttgtctaTAGCTTCatggtatatatttattttttgtattttccagtTCATTCTTGGGAGCAAATTAAGAGTTTTTTCGTTTCTTATAGCATTATTAGTCCATTCAATAACTATAGGTAAATGATCggaataagtttttgtttgaacttCAAACTTGGTTATAAGATCTACCCAGTCGTTATTTACTGCACAATAGTCTATCACAGATTTGCCTTGACCTCCAATGAAAGTATAATGACCTTCTCGATCCCCTTCGGTACAACCATTTAGAATACATAAATCATAGTTTTGAAGAATATCAAGAAGTTTTGTTCCATTTTGATTGTAGACGGTATCTTTGAATGTGCGGTTGTTATAAATGTTGGTAAGGTTTGTTTCTTGTAAGACAGTAGTTGCCGTCTGCATGTTTCCTATCCTTGCGTTTAAATCTCCAATTACCATTACGTTTTTACTCGATAAGTGAAATAGTACATTATTTAATTCTTCAGCATCTTCGATCCAGTTATTGCAGTTGATATAAAAAGGTACTATAAACATATTATTCTGTAGTAAATGTTTAACGACAGTATATCCGCATATGTCCACAAAGTCGTATGTTTTTAAGAGTGAAGTTCTGATCCCAAAAAGATTTCCGCCGCTTGCCCGGCCTTTCTTAGCTGTACGTGTTGCTGCTACCCAATGTAATTTATATTGACTAAAGTagtttgtaaatttaataatattttcctgTGTTATATGTGtctcgaataaaaaaaagatttgaaaactttgtacatatttaaaaaaatctacatataataatttattatttaaacctgatatattataagataaaatattttgtaaactaatAATACTTGAGCTGACGGTTTTTTCATATCAATGTTGAATACTACTATTTCTACTACTTTCTGCTCCGTTCAAAGAAGTTGCCATCACTGATGTTATTTTGCTATTTGCTTGTTGGCTGTTTGACATCAATGTCAGTTTGACAGCTTCGAAATTCAGTTctccaaacatttttattagcaCCTGTTCTCCATCATTATTGttgtgaattaatttattgttatttgttaaataaaatatatcctttccaataaataaagcattgttttttaataaaattggtgCATTGGGTTGTTTAGATTTAATAACCTTTCTATAACTTAACAGAATCCGTCGTTTGTGCTGTAGTTGTTTGGTTAGGTCGCGCTGGATATATCAACTTGTGCCTTTCAactttgttgcatttttaagcATTCTCGTTGCCAAGAAACTTGAGCCAGTGGGTAGTTTCAATTTAGTGATGGATTGATTTTCGCTTAATTTAATAGCTGGTGGCATTTCGTGTTTATCCTGTGTACCAAGCAAAAGGTCAACTATGCCATCAACTGTTTTTTGTACGTCAATGTCGTTTTTAGGGATGGTTAGAATAACATTACTTGCCTTTAGTTCCCGGTTTTGTAATTCTAGTTCCATTTCTAAATTATTGCAACGGGCTTCAATATGTTGGACTTTTGTTGTTAActcttcattttgtttttttaatgcgGTTATCTCAGATGACAAGGTTTGGAGGTCATCCTTTGTGGCAAGGTCTTcaaatataaaagtcatcgtcattgatggcttcttctggatctatttgcgctgtcctgagaacgtctctgttctcttcggttctttggagtttcagactcggaaggtcattgtcgctctttttcctgaatatcttgttgattttaaggAATaaactagggtcactcgaattaactgaccggatcgtGCTGTCCCACTACTTGTttattgataacctgtagttctatGAATCAACAAgtcatgtgggtctgtaagtttTCTGTACACGTTTTTGAGTCGTGTCATTAAGCAACTCTTGTGTTTACGTTGTGCTACTGTAGCGTTTCTGTAAGCATcaatttggtcccgttcttgtACTTTGGTAAtggacagtccaacgcaccaaccaacatgccacgggtaccacggtTTGTTGATGTTAAAAGAGCCTAGGGCCAAAAAATAGaacttagaacttttttttgataactaAGTTTTGAAACATGGCCGCTGAAAAATGGTATCGCGAATGTACGgacaaaaatttttgatttaaattcaacggaccaaaatgttcaattcgacaaatcagactgattacaataacttaatatgatatgttaaaatataaaatttggtaatttTCGTAAGAACCCGAGATATTGTCACTGTTccttaaataatgttttgaacaactaaaaaatttggaaaaactttaaaaaatgtatttattataaaaaccgATCACCAAATTTGTACGTAACGGgcttaattaataatttgttttaagtttgcaagaaaaaatcaaagtttGACGAACGTACTGAACCAAATTTACATGTACTCTCAGATTTCTCGCTTAAATTTATAGCTTTATATtctataaattttcaaaactttatggtcagttttagaaaaaaaaagaatttgaatttatGATAAAGAAAGGAATATTGGATATAAAGACTGAATGAAATGGGCAAGTAATAacgaacaaaaaacaacagtttttcaGTCAAAAACActagtttttaaatacttttttgaaacataaatccAAATGATGTAGAACGATGCAAAACATATGCAacaaaaagtttcatttttattcggATAAACAAGATGAGGTTCATCATTTTTTAGCCTTAGTAAGCTTTAAAgttcatttaaagaaaactgCTGCTGAAGTTCATCCTAAGATCCAATAAGTTCTTCATTAGTAAAACAATGCGTTGTTGATTTCTATTTTGACGACCTTTGACGAGACGCAGaccattttaatttatcaaaatcagTTTATTAATGCGATACTTTTGAATGTGCTTCTAACAAAGGAAAACAcagttttttgagatttatcaaattttattggCAATTACTTGAAGCCTTAACTTTAAGTTTAATATATTGAATTTGAAGGAAATCTACATGCCCTTATGTCCAACCAGCCAAAATTATGACCTGGTAATCTCAAAAGTTTTCTATAAAGAAAAGACATTCATACCTTTAATTCGCATGCCATAAGAAGGACCAAAACCATCATCGGTGGATGCAATTTTATCCAATTCAGAGAATCATCTAGCCATCAAAATTCCAATACTTGAATAGTTGCATTTGGAATTTATATAGTTATTCTCGAGAGAATTCATTCGTAGAATGATAGAATCTCTATGACAGATGGCAACACTGGCAATACCAACTACAATCGTATATGAAACATCTTAGTCAAAGGTCCAACCAAGCCATTCCAATATCATTCCGACTTCCATTAACAGCATACTTCAAATTCAACTGGCCCTCACATCATGGCACAAGTTGTGAATGAGAGTGAGTGACTATACTAGGTTAGGTGGTGTATCTAAAATGTACGTGAATATTGGATACACCTTTCCTTATACCTTACTTTGGAAAACAGAGAGCACTTTTGTGACGTAAACTTGACAActtaaaaacgaataaaaaattcaaattcgttCTTTGTCGAATTTTCTTTGCCATTGGATTGCCTTAATCGATGTCACTCATGCAagaatatatatgtacctatgttaTGTTCGGAAAGATATGTTCTGTGTactgtttgtaaaaaattaggAACTATTCTCTGGAACGTGTCTGGAGCTGCCGCTGTCGTGCCTTTGCTCCATCCCCAGttgttttgttctatttttcttttttttttatttcactggtCTCTTGGTCTCTGGATCTGGATCTTTGGATTTGGCATGCCATTGAATTGTTGGGTTTGCAGAAATAGCAATATCAAATCACTGAACTGTATAAACTCAAGACCGAAATTTTCTGCATGATGCTTGCTTACACCACCACACCATTGCGTTGTTCCTCTATGAAATTTCCAATCCCCATTCTTATAGAATCGAATGGAGAAATAGCAGTGGCATACTATAGTCTGTAGCCCCTGCCCTTCATACTACACCAAATCTAACCTAAGTAGGTACCTTCTTGGGCGAAATGACGATAAACGTTTTAAACTTTTGCAAATCAAAATAGCTTTATCCAAGTTATTTCGGTTCGAAAATAAGTATACAAGAGAGCGCATCCTTTTGGGTAATGCTACAAGCTTCAAAGCTACAACTACTGGATGTTGGTTGGAAAATCATGATAAGTAGAAAAGTTCTTGGGAATAGCTTGTAAActgtcttctctttctgtgtTGGGGTTATTGGGCatcagtttcaaaataattcaatacaaTTGAAAAGGATTAAGATTAGACAAGATGCACTGCACtctataagaaaataataagaatacGGTACCGATTCCATGAAGTAAAATTATCAATATGgataattattttatctcaatCTCCAACCAGCTTCGAGCAGAGCTCTGAGTTTCTGTTATAATTATCCAAAAATTAGAACATAACGAGGGAGTAACTTTTGCACATTACACGAGGAAGAGTGTTTTCCTCATCTCAAATTCGCtgataaattaattcaagttcCCCTTCAAGTTcctttgaaattcaaaaagattTAGAAACTTTGGAGTACCATAAGAATATTACTAAAGTGGTAGCCAAGGAATAGTTAGtgttagttaattttaatttttatgttttaaaaacatcataTGTGCCAATTTTGAGATTACTGTGCTTAAAATGAGTTTACTTAACACAtggaaaaaaagttcaaaaaatgctgtgtaaagttataattttgattGGTTTTGAAAGACAAGTGTTTCCAACgaagaaattccaaaaaaaaacatcagctGAACTTGAAAAAAACTGCCCAGTTTTGACCCGTGTGTAGTGTAGCCATGGGTTATGTATATCGATAACTTGGTTCTGAATTGAGATGGGAGTTTGAAGTTGATTTGTAACCGACAAAATTGAAGTGCATTTCTGTaatagtaataaataaatacaaaataaatttaacttaaaataaacaaaagaattatCAGCCGAAATTATTGGTTCTTCGAGCTGGATCAATAAATACGGCTtatatgaatttgttttttgtttaatctatGCTGCACATGGGCCAAAACTGAATACTTTAATGTGAGTCACCTTGGGTATTGTTTTGGTATGAATTTAACCGTTTCATGATATTGTATAAGAGACATATATCCTAAGCTAGTTTATTGTCCTTTCAAGTTCaaattattacttatttatttatttaatccgttaattatctaatgttaatataaacttatagatatttacataatttttattttaaaattttaattaacatagaaataaataaatactataacatattaaaaaagatttctttaaattatttacttttaaaattgtcattaacagatgaaatcaaattataaaatttattgaagactgaaatcaattgatttaaagggctatgcataccatagttagttctgctaaagatcAAACATAAATTCTTATACTAGTTTCACTTTAGCTAAcatttagacgattcagagctgttgcggatattatagaaccattaattaattttaaaataaaacaaaattgtagatattttctatgttgtgaaagtgtagggaggtttattagcaaaagtcttagagaataaggaggtggtgtaaATAATTGGGAAAatggaagaaaacgaagacaaaaacgcataaatcttttttggatactttcaagtctgtcaatatggactgaatagtatggtgcccatattacacagccgtattcaagtattggcctgacaaatgatacataaagaagttttaagacgtaggggtcacgaaagtcacaagaaaaacgtttaataaaacctagaatcttgttagcttttttaactataaagttataatcGTCATAGAACGTTAATTTATGGTCAAGAATAACGCCTAAATCAGAGAAACGGAAAActtacaaagggaggaagaatctaataaatagttataatctataattgtttttttgcgttTGAAACACataattttacatttgtcaatattcaataaaagtcggtttgtattgcaccattccccaAAACTATAAAGATCTTCTTAAAGCcgtgagcagtcattaattgaactaataggtttgaaaatttgaatgtcatcagcgtatattaaaacggaggagtttttttttataacggatgttatgtcatttatatataagataattaataaaggacctaaatggctaccatgtggaacaccagagttgacgtaaaattggtcggagagttaatttctgaatataacgctataacttctgttcttaAGATAAGACGAGATTCACGTCAAGAAAttgtcgttaaaccctaaggccttaagcttatggactaaagtcttgtgacacaatttgtcaaaggttTACTGAAagtgaatacgcaatctacttggtaacgatcttcgaaggagtcaaggcagaaagaagtgaagtgaagtaggcttgtaattgttgatttattctggacaaaaccatgttgatttttcacatacaattgaattacaattaaaggataacattttacatataatggactcaaatagtttgggaataacggaaagtttggtaatcggagttataaatgcacttttccataatagtgggaaaattgagcttctaagagattcattgaataaaacaaacagagggtacgataaatgaggcacacatttttttaaaacacatgatggGACTCCATCAAGGCCAGggtgaaaacagtcatcaagttctgagacacaacgaacaattgaatcctcacatattgtcaagtcaagtgGGTTAAGGTGTggataattttgggctggaaagaacgaatcgggaatttgaaaagaaagagGCACGTCGAAAgaatctttgaagaaattagcaaccatatttgaaattatttgctagtcatgacttgttgtgttattaaaagacatagagtttgggtaaccgtcagtttttcttttacttttcacgaaattccagaagttttttggagtctgtttcaattcattttttataatatagtcagagtatataatattggagtagtcaatgaaaatatttttaagttcggagtaaATCCTGAAGGCTTCTTCTActctagttttactaaattttagccatGCCTTCGTCAGTACGTCAGTATTTATCGTGTCGGTGAAAAATATTAggtccaaatatttgttgtattgattggcaaccccattaaattgaacaagtccacaagaagctaaaccatcaataattttaaactcattgGTGCTTGTTGGACTGATAGgtgtaaaatagttgaaatctgATGATTTTGTCCAGTTGAAGTTCGGAATATTGAAATCACCTACGATCAGCAGTTCATCATTAGGTTCCATTTGGTCGTGGATCTTCTCAGTTAAATGTATgcaatttttatagaaaaactggTAGATCTTGGAGGTAAGTATACTGAAATGATATAGAGATAACctgtttccaatttgattttaatacatagcATTTTGAAGTCAGAAAGTTCAAAAGTATCAACTAAAGTTCATATAAGGTAGAATTATTTAGCCATGTTTCTGTAAGAGTAATTATGTCATGTTGtagattgttaatatttttatagatcGTATTGATCTTTGTCCTTAGGCCATTGacgttttggtaataaatcaaTTACAAcgttaaaataatgtttcagTAATTATTTCCACGTTTAGCCCCGAACTGAtactatatttaaaagtattgaaatttttttacgaatcgTGTACTATTTgaacaaacataaatattttatattttgatatttatttattggtttttCAACTGTAAATCAAGTTAAACTTATTTGTAAATAGTACAGGATAGAAAACATTGacaacaattaacaaaagataTATTACGAAACgtgtgaaaacaaaatttacacacAATTAGTTAACATTAGTTATACATTAAAATTTCACTaaaattaagaatacaaaatttcagaatccaccgaaaaaaaaaacaaagtcatgttcattaaaagttttttaaatcaaaacgcaacttaaataaaattaaaaattattagttaAAAAGTATGTTCAGTTCAAGttcgagaaatattcaaaacaaattgctttAAACTTTCTGTTTTCGGGTCCTCATTTGACTTTAAAGGTTATTCCACAGTCTAACAGGAAGACGTAAAGGTAGACGAGCGCAATAAAATGGAACGGATATTACTTaactttactttagttggcgctacagcgtATTGTGCTCGATCTCTAGCTtactgcctccagtttcgaataccaagttgacgtgcgtcggcctcaacttcATCACTCCACCTGAGATGtggcctgcctctgcttcttgttcccttaGGCTTGCCGTtcaataccttacgggctgcaGCTTCGATGTTGCTTCGCTCGACAAGCCCTAGCCTTCTTAAGCGTTGTGCACGCagtttttgaccagtggcaagtcgctgtacagctcgtataactcctgattaaatcttctccggCAGATGTTACTTTTCCCGTCGACAGAAACCGGACTATAGATCATACAGAACCTTCTTCTCGAAGCTACCAAGAGATCGTTAATCCGCCTcggagagggtccatgcttctgcaccatacaacAAGACTGGGCCGATTTATTTGACTTCAACCTAATGGTGGCTAGTTTGATCTAATTCTGTtcgggtgggtggaactctaAATTGTCAACgaaatggatttgacgtggctgctcgctggcgGAATAGTTGACTTTATCACCATTAAGCAAACTGTTTGAAATGATCTCTCTTCGTCTCGACTACGGTATTCCCCTCTTTATCTTTGCAGGCTTCAGGATGGCTAGTGAATCCCAtttttttgactcttctataaaaacTTGGCACCTATTTTCTGTTTCAACATCCCTGGATCTCCTGgacttcacgctgctcatgggcttttttctttcttttgagcAAGCGGTTCTCATGCCTTCTCTTGTAGACGTAGAGCTGTCGGGAAGGTCTtgtcctcctttgctgccacaatttgtatgcctccgttttgctttgtttgcctgagcacattTAGAGTCAAAAAAGGGGTTCCTTGGTGGCGGCTGTGAGAAACGTAGCGCCTCTTCTGCAGAATTCCCGATGGAATGtttgcaaagctgccagtggGTCTCTGGGCACATCTCGTCCGTTGTAGAGTTTCTCGCAGGCTCTTGGGATACTTGGTCGGCAAATGCATTGGCCTTATCCTCCTGCTACAGTCCTCTAAGGTTGAATCCTCTCATCGTGATTGTTGTTCTCCTAAGAGCATCCGGATATTCGCAAGTGCAGTTAATCTCCAAATAGGTAGtggtcggaatctatgttgCCTGATCTGTACGTACGAACGTAAAGTATGCTAGAGGAGTCTCTTTGATTTgatgatcgatttggttgcatgttcgatCATCGCGGGACCGCCAAGGACTTTTGTGGATATCTGGGCGGTGGAATCTATTGCTACTCAACAACATGTTTTTCTCGGCTAGGAAGTCGATAAGCCTAAGTCCTTTTCCAGATGTGATGTCGTGTAGGTTATGTCTTCCGAATTGCCTtaccaaagatgccttctttaataattttggcGTTCAAATCTCCCAGGTGAAATTTAACGTCGGTTTTGGGAaattgctcatatgttttggcgAGGAGCTCATAGAATTCTTTTTTGCTATTGCGCTGATAAGGCTTAGGTGATGGAATTTGGGCGAGGGCATCGGCAAGCTGCACATTTTATGCACATAGACGTAAATCGTTCTCCGTTTTTCGTTGTCAACATTATCAGTCCGTTCATCCGAGgctataatttgtgtttttatcacactttaaattttcctttcatTGCTGGCTTGTGAGGCCTGCGCATAACTGAGATCATTGGAGCTGGATTCTTTAGAGCGATATCTGGTCTTTTCctcctatttttcaaaaatg
This genomic interval carries:
- the LOC129953464 gene encoding uncharacterized protein LOC129953464, giving the protein MVIGDLNARIGNMQTATTVLQETNLTNIYNNRTFKDTVYNQNGTKLLDILQNYDLCILNGCTEGDREGHYTFIGGQGKSVIDYCAVNNDWVDLITKFEVQTKTYSDHLPIVIEWTNNAIRNEKTLNLLPRMNWKIQKINIYHEAIDNFFSNTVLNTESVEEYSSQVISCIRSSSSIKMTTGEKFYKQKWFDSECSKFRKKSFALLHAWRETDSEVLKKWYAEANTSYKNMCRVKKINWENNKAIQLANIKNSKEFWKATKEINGSKFKIGTGVSAAHLSLYFQTLLRDQRNITFLTAEPLIVDDILDCEISLVEIENVLKKSKNGKAPGEDGALDKAENYRGISFMNTIGKLFCGILVARLEKWIDENNTMTELQAGFRKNYSTIDHIFSLTAIVKGFQARNKKVYALFVDFKAAFDLIHRNALLYKLSQIGLSTKFIQIIKKMYCGTNAAVWDGNNISDWFETDSGVKQGCPLSALLFALFINDVVTELPGGIRIAGTIVNVLLYADDLVILSENPQNLQLMINRLVSFCEKWGLIINTDKSKVMVFSRNNRGNPTQNYNWFLGTNRLDVVREYTYLGVKLNTTLDFKTHFEEKTKTCQKLINSTWKNVLFNEHVSLSTKYKIFDSVVKSTLCYAAEVWGTDEFEEMEKLQRKTGLPKIFTSTLKTQADYILKVLDFPESRLVWKMLQYEIRNKDWWMEKWRNLGEVYGENTNIIPGDRITIKDRLYRTIQKFEDNQRALLVAEAQQSDSRFLYSKLNYNLEADNYF